The Anguilla anguilla isolate fAngAng1 chromosome 4, fAngAng1.pri, whole genome shotgun sequence genome has a window encoding:
- the mydgf gene encoding myeloid-derived growth factor produces the protein MASSSATGFRSSPALIVCLIFLLTLAFASAKKRTKTVDFDVKPGGVVHTFAAKIKKYECSFTYASQGGTNEQWQMSVGLSDDESHFSCSLWRPQGKSYLFFTQFKAEIKGAKIEHVTAYSQTAVGGLGDVALKEEEYSVGDHTVTQNDGKFRAQLSKLTMIGQTSHDEL, from the exons ATGGCGTCCTCCAGTGCCACGGGCTTCAGATCCTCGCCCGCTCTAATAGTTTGTCTAATATTTTTGTTGACACTGGCATTCGCCTCtgccaaaaaaagaaccaaaacgGTGGATTTCGACGTAAAGCCAGGGGGAGTTGTACACACATTCGCTGCGAAAATC aaaaaatatgaatgctcTTTCACCTATGCATCACAAGGTGGAACAAATGAG CAATGGCAAATGAGTGTGGGTCTGAGTGATGATGAAAGCcatttctcctgctctctgtggaG GCCCCAAGGGAAATCCTACCTGTTTTTCACACAGTTTAAGGCTGAAATCAAAGGAGCCAAGATTGAACATGTCACCGCATAT TCTCAGACGGCTGTGGGAGGTCTGGGTGATGTCGCTTTGAAGGAGGAGGAATACTCAGTGGGAGACCACACAG TAACCCAGAATGATGGAAAGTTCCGTGCGCAGCTCTCCAAGTTGACCATGATTGGCCAGACTAGCCACgatgagctctga
- the LOC118226173 gene encoding uncharacterized protein LOC118226173, translating into MFADSRPLGQQRVSQRGNAPQHWLQNGVVVQRELVRRGPSAQAEASPFPPDRRRETGLTPPEGKGNSHVRGRINANFDERNLQRRLPLTEQKHATQPEPVSQSGPRDSSSAGRNQAPELRQKHGSSGREPLRECVCSSHGYQTRPHPSGRKYVPPPPTGFKGQESYGVPGCVVERQFCGCGRESYHRGSRMSGQAHAATRNFNRQHGSNSTFIHGQEYSNYKHGLRDLPRAKNGQEQGCNGPSSTQGLIFPTEVPQRELDYGRQRSLCWPGGNVTHIQNKCPSKELGQKSDPGTDRPKISQAAVRDQIRRVVVDLEGVLGGLKQVHLEMKEVVQQIELLTSNIDLGEEDPSNSLPSDTLYSSSSSGVMVSSHGGVGSHQLKQVDPSCASLRNTPAHSNPPALNPSVIVANQTVVTGPRGDPPQDRTCAPPTMGVPPASLPRDPGQESQSGMVQLRPALPKPAFRSQNRQADHGPGGTTCRSKKPPPYPHNGQMAKTGKGRDSIKAPPYPAKRRLLSTMV; encoded by the exons ATGTTCGCAGACAGCAGACCGCTGGGGCAGCAGAGAGTTTCTCAGCGCGGTAACGCTCCCCAGCACTGGCTTCAGAACGGGGTCGTGGTCCAGAGGGAGTTGGTACGTAGGGGGCCGAGCGCGCAGGCGGAAGCTAGCCCCTTCCCGCCAGACAGAAGGCGAGAAACGGGGCTTACACCGccagagggaaagggaaattCCCACGTGAGGGGAAGGATTAACGCTAACTTTGACGAACGGAATCTGCAGAGGAGGCTGCCTCTCACCGAGCAGAAACACGCTACGCAGCCAGAGCCCGTTAGCCAGAGCGGCCCACGGGACTCCAGCTCCGCCGGGCGGAACCAGGCTCCAGAACTACGGCAGAAACACGGCTCGTCTGGGAGGGAGCCCCTCAGAGAATGTGTCTGCTCCAGCCACGGCTACCAAACACGGCCACACCCCTCTGGAAGGAAGTATGTGCCGCCCCCTCCAACTGGGTTCAAAGGTCAAGAAAGCTACGGAGTGCCTGGCTGTGTGGTGGAGAGGCAGTTTTGTGGCTGTGGAAGGGAGAGCTACCACAGGGGTTCTCGTATGTCTGGGCAGGCACATGCAGCAACACGCAATTTCAACAGGCAGCATGGCTCAAATTCCACCTTTATACATGGACAGGAATATAGCAACTATAAGCACGGCCTTAGAGATTTGCCCAGGGCAAAGAAtggacaggaacagggctgCAATGGGCCCAGCTCTACCCAGGGGCTTATCTTCCCAACTGAAGTTCCTCAAAGAGAGCTGGACTATGGCAGGCAGAGAAGTTTGTGTTGGCCAGGTGGTAATGTGACAcacatccaaaacaaatgccCCAGCAAAGAACTGGGACAGAAGAGCGATCCGGGCACTGACAGGCCAAAGATAAGCCAGGCGGCGGTACGGGACCAAATACGACGGGTGGTTGTGGACCTGGAGGGGGTTTTAGGGGGCCTGAAGCAGGTTCATCTTGAGATGAAGGAG GTGGTCCAACAGATTGAGCTGCTGACCTCCAACATTGACCTTGGAGAAGAGGATCCTAGCAACAGTCTCCCAAGTGACACTCTTtacagcagcagctccagtgGGGTCATGGTGTCCAGTCACGGGGGGGTGGGAAGCCATCAGCTCAAGCAGGTGGACCCTTCGTGCGCCTCCCTCAGAAACACCCCCGCTCATTCGAACCCCCCGGCGCTCAATCCATCCGTCATTGTGGCCAACCAGACAGTGGTGACGGGCCCACGAGGAGACCCCCCTCAGGATCGGACATGTGCGCCTCCCACGATGGGCGTTCCACCAGCAAGCCTACCCAGGGACCCAGGTCAAGAGTCTCAGAGCGGGATGGTTCAATTGCGCCCCGCCCTTCCCAAACCGGCCTTCCGGAGCCAGAACCGGCAAGCAGACCACGGGCCTGGAGGAACTACTTGCCGAAGCAAGAAACCACCGCCGTACCCCCACAATGGGCAGATGGCAAAGACGGGGAAGGGGAGAGATTCCATTAAGGCACCCCCCTACCCTGCGAAACGCAGACTGCTCTCCACCATGGTGTGA
- the tnfaip8l1 gene encoding tumor necrosis factor alpha-induced protein 8-like protein 1 isoform X1: protein MHTHSSPSMEEEITMDVQEGPDMDSFSTKSLALQAQKKLMSKMATKSVANLFIDDTSSEVLDELYRVTKEYTRNRKEAQKIIKNLIKMVVKLGVLYRNNQFSGEELVLVENFRKKVHTLAMTAVSFHQIEFTFDRRVMSNILNECRELLHQAINRHLTAKSHSRVNHVFNHFSDCDFLAALYGPSEVYRPHLQKICDGLNKMLDEGNL from the exons atgcacacacactcttctccCAGCATGGAAGAGGAGATCACAATGGACGTCCAGGAGGGTCCGG ACATGGACTCCTTCAGCACCAAGAGCCTGGCGCTGCAGGCCCAGAAGAAGCTGATGAGCAAGATGGCCACCAAAAGCGTGGCCAACCTGTTCATCGACGACACCAGCAGCGAGGTGCTGGACGAGCTGTACCGCGTGACCAAGGAGTACACGCGCAACCGCAAAGAGGCGCAGAAGATCATCAAGAACCTCATCAAGATGGTGGTGAAGCTGGGCGTGCTGTACCGCAACAACCAGTTCAGCGGCGAGGAGCTGGTGCTGGTGGAGAACTTCCGCAAGAAGGTGCACACGCTGGCCATGACGGCCGTCAGCTTCCACCAGATCGAGTTCACCTTCGACCGGCGCGTGATGAGCAACATCCTCAACGAGTGCCGGGAGCTGCTCCACCAGGCCATCAACCGCCACCTCACCGCCAAGTCCCACTCCCGCGTCAACCACGTCTTTAACCACTTCTCCGACTGCGACTTCCTGGCGGCGCTCTACGGCCCGTCGGAGGTCTACCGCCCGCACCTCCAGAAGATCTGCGACGGCCTCAACAAGATGCTGGATGAAGGCAACCTTTGA
- the tnfaip8l1 gene encoding tumor necrosis factor alpha-induced protein 8-like protein 1 isoform X2: MSALYSSDMDSFSTKSLALQAQKKLMSKMATKSVANLFIDDTSSEVLDELYRVTKEYTRNRKEAQKIIKNLIKMVVKLGVLYRNNQFSGEELVLVENFRKKVHTLAMTAVSFHQIEFTFDRRVMSNILNECRELLHQAINRHLTAKSHSRVNHVFNHFSDCDFLAALYGPSEVYRPHLQKICDGLNKMLDEGNL, translated from the exons ATGTCAGCGCTTTACTCCTCGG ACATGGACTCCTTCAGCACCAAGAGCCTGGCGCTGCAGGCCCAGAAGAAGCTGATGAGCAAGATGGCCACCAAAAGCGTGGCCAACCTGTTCATCGACGACACCAGCAGCGAGGTGCTGGACGAGCTGTACCGCGTGACCAAGGAGTACACGCGCAACCGCAAAGAGGCGCAGAAGATCATCAAGAACCTCATCAAGATGGTGGTGAAGCTGGGCGTGCTGTACCGCAACAACCAGTTCAGCGGCGAGGAGCTGGTGCTGGTGGAGAACTTCCGCAAGAAGGTGCACACGCTGGCCATGACGGCCGTCAGCTTCCACCAGATCGAGTTCACCTTCGACCGGCGCGTGATGAGCAACATCCTCAACGAGTGCCGGGAGCTGCTCCACCAGGCCATCAACCGCCACCTCACCGCCAAGTCCCACTCCCGCGTCAACCACGTCTTTAACCACTTCTCCGACTGCGACTTCCTGGCGGCGCTCTACGGCCCGTCGGAGGTCTACCGCCCGCACCTCCAGAAGATCTGCGACGGCCTCAACAAGATGCTGGATGAAGGCAACCTTTGA
- the tnfaip8l1 gene encoding tumor necrosis factor alpha-induced protein 8-like protein 1 isoform X3 encodes MDSFSTKSLALQAQKKLMSKMATKSVANLFIDDTSSEVLDELYRVTKEYTRNRKEAQKIIKNLIKMVVKLGVLYRNNQFSGEELVLVENFRKKVHTLAMTAVSFHQIEFTFDRRVMSNILNECRELLHQAINRHLTAKSHSRVNHVFNHFSDCDFLAALYGPSEVYRPHLQKICDGLNKMLDEGNL; translated from the coding sequence ATGGACTCCTTCAGCACCAAGAGCCTGGCGCTGCAGGCCCAGAAGAAGCTGATGAGCAAGATGGCCACCAAAAGCGTGGCCAACCTGTTCATCGACGACACCAGCAGCGAGGTGCTGGACGAGCTGTACCGCGTGACCAAGGAGTACACGCGCAACCGCAAAGAGGCGCAGAAGATCATCAAGAACCTCATCAAGATGGTGGTGAAGCTGGGCGTGCTGTACCGCAACAACCAGTTCAGCGGCGAGGAGCTGGTGCTGGTGGAGAACTTCCGCAAGAAGGTGCACACGCTGGCCATGACGGCCGTCAGCTTCCACCAGATCGAGTTCACCTTCGACCGGCGCGTGATGAGCAACATCCTCAACGAGTGCCGGGAGCTGCTCCACCAGGCCATCAACCGCCACCTCACCGCCAAGTCCCACTCCCGCGTCAACCACGTCTTTAACCACTTCTCCGACTGCGACTTCCTGGCGGCGCTCTACGGCCCGTCGGAGGTCTACCGCCCGCACCTCCAGAAGATCTGCGACGGCCTCAACAAGATGCTGGATGAAGGCAACCTTTGA